One window from the genome of Verrucomicrobiia bacterium encodes:
- the prmC gene encoding peptide chain release factor N(5)-glutamine methyltransferase has translation MSLTVLEILRRSTEFLEARGVESARLNAELILSHVLRQPRLRLYLEFDRVVGAPETAAVRDLVRRRGRREPLQHLTGTAAFLGHELRVGPEVLIPRPETERLAQLAIERLRRPDASATPRVLDFGTGSGCLAIAIAAAIPAAEVHALELSVPALDRARENARPLGTDRIAFHCGDGFAALPDGEGEPRRGFDLLVANPPYIPTADIGSLDPEVRDHEPRLALDGGPDGLSFFRRLAVEASHRMRRPGCLMLEFGDGQAAAVRELFTNTAWTVERVEKDLSGRDRILIVTPLPASRVPPGT, from the coding sequence GTGTCGCTGACCGTCCTTGAGATCCTCCGTCGCAGCACGGAGTTCCTGGAAGCACGGGGTGTCGAATCCGCGCGGCTCAACGCCGAGCTCATCCTGTCCCATGTCCTGCGCCAGCCACGCCTGCGGCTGTACCTGGAGTTTGACCGGGTGGTGGGCGCCCCGGAGACCGCCGCGGTGCGGGATCTGGTGCGGCGGCGGGGCCGCAGGGAGCCGCTTCAGCACCTCACGGGAACTGCCGCATTCCTCGGGCACGAACTGCGGGTCGGTCCGGAAGTCCTGATCCCGCGCCCGGAAACAGAGCGGCTGGCACAACTCGCGATCGAACGCCTCCGGAGGCCCGACGCCTCGGCGACACCGCGGGTGCTGGACTTCGGCACCGGCTCCGGCTGCCTCGCCATCGCGATCGCCGCCGCAATTCCCGCAGCCGAAGTCCACGCCCTGGAGCTCTCCGTGCCGGCACTGGACCGCGCACGGGAGAACGCGCGTCCCCTGGGAACGGACCGGATCGCGTTTCATTGCGGGGACGGTTTCGCCGCGTTGCCCGACGGGGAGGGGGAACCCCGGCGCGGCTTTGATCTGCTCGTTGCGAATCCGCCCTACATCCCCACGGCGGACATCGGGTCGCTTGACCCGGAGGTGCGGGACCACGAGCCGCGGCTCGCGCTGGATGGGGGTCCGGACGGACTGAGCTTTTTCCGACGGCTCGCGGTGGAGGCCTCGCACCGGATGCGCCGCCCGGGGTGCCTGATGCTGGAGTTCGGGGATGGGCAGGCGGCGGCGGTGCGGGAACTCTTCACCAACACCGCATGGACGGTGGAACGGGTCGAGAAAGACTTGTCCGGCCGGGACCGCATTCTCATCGTGACCCCGCTTCCGGCGTCACGCGTCCCACCCGGGACCTGA
- the hemL gene encoding glutamate-1-semialdehyde 2,1-aminomutase, producing MRARSDALFATALDYFPGGVNSPVRAFRAVGGSPFFVESAAGARLTDADGNRLLDYVGTWGPAILGHAHPAITAAIREAAERGTSFGTPHAGELKLAGAIRRLVPGVQKLRFCNSGTEACMTAIRLARGVTGRDVIVKFDGCYHGHADSLLVKAGSGALTHGQPDSAGVPSELAKLTVVLPYNDADALNALFTRKGSEIAAVIVEGVPANAGLYLPKPGFYEALQRLCRQHGALFVCDEVMTGFRLGPDGAQGRFGLEPDLSCFGKVIGGGLPVGAIGGRADVMDRLSPVGPVYQAGTLSGNPLAMAAGLAALETLESADGYAHLESLGAQLESGMNEAARRAGIALQWQRIGSMFCGYFTNLPVHHLGDALRCDRDRFARFFHGMLDAGVYLAPSQFEAGFLSTAHTPGDIEETIRAASDVFRRL from the coding sequence ATGCGCGCCCGGTCCGATGCCCTGTTTGCCACCGCCCTCGACTACTTCCCCGGTGGCGTCAATTCGCCGGTGCGCGCATTCCGCGCCGTGGGCGGCTCGCCGTTCTTCGTCGAGTCGGCGGCGGGTGCCCGACTGACGGATGCTGATGGCAACCGCCTGTTGGACTACGTGGGCACCTGGGGTCCGGCCATTCTGGGGCATGCTCATCCCGCGATCACGGCAGCCATCCGGGAGGCGGCGGAACGCGGAACGAGCTTTGGGACCCCTCATGCAGGGGAACTGAAACTGGCCGGAGCCATTCGGCGATTGGTCCCGGGTGTCCAGAAACTGCGCTTCTGCAACTCGGGAACCGAGGCCTGCATGACCGCCATCCGGCTCGCCCGGGGAGTCACGGGGCGGGACGTCATCGTCAAGTTTGACGGCTGTTATCATGGGCATGCGGACAGCCTGCTTGTGAAGGCGGGTTCCGGTGCGTTGACGCATGGGCAGCCCGACAGCGCCGGGGTGCCATCCGAACTGGCAAAGCTGACGGTGGTCCTTCCCTACAATGACGCGGACGCCCTGAATGCGCTCTTCACGCGCAAGGGGTCCGAGATCGCGGCGGTCATTGTTGAGGGCGTCCCCGCCAACGCCGGACTGTACCTGCCAAAGCCGGGCTTCTACGAAGCCTTGCAGCGGCTTTGCCGCCAACATGGGGCCCTGTTTGTCTGCGACGAGGTCATGACCGGGTTCCGCCTGGGCCCCGACGGTGCGCAGGGTCGCTTCGGACTCGAACCGGACCTCAGCTGTTTTGGCAAGGTCATTGGCGGCGGCCTGCCCGTCGGCGCCATCGGGGGCCGGGCAGATGTCATGGACCGGCTGAGTCCGGTGGGACCGGTCTACCAGGCGGGAACCCTCAGCGGGAACCCCCTGGCCATGGCCGCCGGGTTGGCGGCGCTGGAGACGTTGGAGTCCGCCGACGGATACGCCCACCTCGAATCGCTGGGCGCCCAGCTTGAATCCGGAATGAACGAGGCGGCCCGCCGGGCCGGAATCGCCCTCCAATGGCAGCGCATTGGCTCGATGTTCTGCGGATACTTCACCAACCTGCCGGTCCATCATCTGGGTGACGCCCTTCGATGTGATCGGGACCGCTTCGCACGTTTTTTTCACGGGATGCTCGACGCCGGAGTTTATCTGGCGCCCTCCCAGTTCGAAGCCGGTTTCCTGTCCACCGCCCACACCCCGGGCGACATCGAGGAAACGATTCGCGCCGCCTCCGACGTCTTCCGGCGGCTCTGA
- the murA gene encoding UDP-N-acetylglucosamine 1-carboxyvinyltransferase codes for MDSFIIQGGTPLRGEVTISGSKNAVLPILAATLLTGDTCIVRRVPDLSDVAFMLSILKSLGASVSREGDVVTVRAAKIRGFGDYELIRKMRGSICILGPLLGRLRAASVSLPGGCVIGTRPIDLHLKGLTALGARIRIEGGYVHAKVRRLSGTTIFLGGRAGPTVLGTANILMASVLADGVTVIESAACEPEVADLAGFLVAMGARIGGIGSPTLTVTGVPELHGTRHEVIPDRIEACTFLCAAAATRGDVTLHGARPEHFAAVLDKLREAGVTVERTGSALRVSRRGPLKPADVTTQPYAGFPTDVQAQFMALMTLASGISVITERIFESRFMHVAELLRLGADIAIEGPNAIVKGGRTLSGAPVMASDLRASAALVIAGLAARGSTQVHRIYHLDRGYERMEDKLRGLGARIERAAGE; via the coding sequence ATGGACAGCTTCATCATTCAGGGCGGCACGCCGTTGCGCGGCGAGGTCACCATCAGCGGCTCCAAGAACGCCGTTCTTCCCATCCTGGCCGCCACGCTGCTGACCGGCGACACCTGCATCGTCCGGCGCGTGCCCGACCTGAGCGACGTGGCATTCATGTTGAGCATCCTCAAGTCGCTCGGCGCGTCGGTGTCGCGCGAGGGCGATGTCGTGACCGTGCGTGCCGCCAAAATCCGCGGCTTCGGGGACTACGAGCTGATCCGGAAGATGCGGGGCAGCATCTGCATCCTCGGTCCGCTCCTCGGGAGGTTGCGCGCGGCGAGCGTCTCGCTTCCCGGGGGCTGCGTGATCGGAACCCGCCCGATTGATCTCCACCTCAAGGGCCTGACCGCCCTTGGCGCGCGCATTCGGATCGAGGGTGGTTACGTGCATGCCAAGGTTCGACGCCTGTCTGGAACCACCATTTTTCTCGGGGGCCGCGCCGGCCCGACAGTCCTCGGCACGGCCAACATTCTGATGGCGTCGGTGCTGGCGGACGGCGTGACCGTGATCGAGAGCGCGGCCTGCGAACCGGAAGTCGCCGACCTGGCCGGCTTCCTCGTGGCCATGGGGGCCCGCATTGGAGGCATTGGGAGCCCGACGCTGACGGTGACCGGCGTGCCGGAGCTCCATGGGACCCGGCACGAGGTGATTCCGGACCGCATCGAGGCCTGCACCTTCCTCTGCGCCGCGGCTGCGACCCGGGGCGATGTCACCTTGCATGGGGCGCGTCCCGAACACTTTGCCGCCGTGCTCGACAAGTTGCGGGAGGCCGGTGTGACGGTGGAGCGGACCGGATCCGCCCTGCGGGTGAGCCGCCGGGGTCCGCTCAAGCCCGCCGATGTGACCACACAACCCTATGCAGGATTTCCCACCGACGTGCAGGCACAATTCATGGCGCTTATGACATTGGCGTCAGGCATCAGTGTGATCACCGAGCGGATTTTCGAATCCCGGTTCATGCATGTCGCGGAACTCCTGCGGTTGGGCGCGGACATCGCCATTGAGGGACCCAACGCAATCGTGAAGGGAGGGCGCACCCTGAGCGGCGCTCCGGTGATGGCCAGCGATCTCCGGGCCAGTGCCGCCCTGGTGATTGCCGGACTGGCCGCGCGCGGGTCCACGCAGGTCCATCGCATCTACCATCTGGACCGCGGCTATGAGCGGATGGAGGACAAGCTGCGGGGTCTTGGAGCGCGCATTGAACGGGCGGCCGGTGAGTGA
- a CDS encoding PEP-CTERM sorting domain-containing protein, with translation MTWDQLSGVFANTAVGAPSHIANLDGSQAAFLLAIPQAGFTQVLASRYESGLQYSLTVAMRAGGNIAEGDSLRLGLFYLDDAMNPVSVASTLVRYTPADLPQGALLHDRGVMSGLITPGADAEGRNIGLQIIAAGGDGTGYWDLDNVRVEAVPEPGTWALLGLGLIGWLAAGRRRMAQR, from the coding sequence ATGACGTGGGACCAGCTCAGCGGCGTCTTTGCCAACACCGCCGTGGGCGCTCCCAGCCACATCGCCAATCTCGACGGATCCCAGGCGGCGTTTTTGCTGGCCATTCCGCAGGCCGGATTCACCCAGGTTCTGGCGTCCCGCTACGAATCCGGCCTCCAGTATTCGCTGACGGTGGCCATGCGGGCCGGAGGCAACATCGCCGAGGGGGACTCACTGAGGCTCGGGCTGTTCTATCTCGATGATGCGATGAACCCGGTGAGTGTTGCGTCCACCCTGGTCCGCTACACGCCGGCGGACCTGCCACAAGGCGCGTTGCTCCACGACCGGGGGGTGATGTCCGGCCTGATCACCCCGGGTGCCGATGCCGAGGGACGCAACATCGGACTTCAGATCATCGCCGCCGGTGGAGACGGCACCGGATATTGGGACCTGGACAACGTCCGCGTCGAGGCAGTTCCCGAACCCGGCACTTGGGCGCTGCTGGGACTCGGGCTCATCGGGTGGCTGGCCGCCGGGCGGCGCCGGATGGCCCAACGGTGA
- a CDS encoding alpha/beta fold hydrolase: MPGAAAALGLAGVPPYRPPWWLRGGHAQTVWASAFRRVVAGAPVRERLELPDGDFLDLDWHRVGASRVVIIAHGLEGDSRRGYVRGLARALNRRAWDVVAWNLRGCSGEPNRLPRSYHSGASEDLAAVVSGIAGRGHATVAVCGFSLGGNLTLKFLGEGRPEGARVVAGVAVSVPCDLRASALRLDASVNRIYLRRFLDSLRHRMDAKRRQFGAIIPVVDRAAIRNFLDFDDRFTAPLHGFRDAADYWERCSALRFLSGIRVPTLVLNAADDPFLTPECHPRQDAAKNPRLTVEITDHGGHVGFVGGGRHPGEYWSELRIASFLEAAVGPSTPPF; this comes from the coding sequence ATGCCCGGTGCGGCCGCAGCATTGGGGCTTGCCGGCGTGCCACCCTACCGTCCGCCGTGGTGGCTGCGGGGGGGACACGCGCAGACGGTCTGGGCCTCGGCGTTCCGCCGTGTCGTCGCCGGAGCCCCGGTCCGGGAGCGACTCGAGCTTCCGGACGGCGATTTTCTGGACCTCGACTGGCATCGCGTTGGGGCGTCGCGCGTGGTGATCATCGCGCATGGCCTCGAGGGGGACAGCCGCCGTGGGTATGTGCGCGGGTTGGCCCGGGCATTGAATCGTCGTGCGTGGGATGTGGTGGCCTGGAATCTCCGCGGTTGCTCAGGCGAGCCAAACCGGCTGCCGCGATCCTACCACAGCGGCGCCTCGGAGGATCTGGCGGCGGTGGTGTCGGGCATCGCCGGCCGCGGCCATGCCACGGTTGCCGTGTGCGGGTTCAGCCTGGGCGGCAATCTCACCCTCAAGTTCCTGGGGGAGGGCCGTCCCGAGGGGGCCCGGGTGGTCGCGGGAGTTGCCGTTTCGGTCCCCTGCGATCTCCGAGCCTCGGCGCTGCGGCTGGACGCATCGGTCAACCGGATCTATCTGCGCCGGTTTCTGGACTCGTTGCGTCACCGCATGGATGCCAAGCGCCGGCAATTTGGAGCGATCATTCCGGTCGTGGACCGGGCCGCGATCCGGAATTTCCTGGATTTTGACGACCGGTTCACCGCGCCGCTGCATGGATTTCGGGATGCGGCCGACTACTGGGAACGTTGCTCGGCATTGCGTTTTCTGTCGGGAATCCGGGTGCCGACGCTCGTTCTGAACGCGGCGGATGATCCGTTCCTGACACCGGAGTGCCATCCGCGTCAGGACGCGGCGAAAAATCCCCGGCTGACGGTGGAGATCACGGATCACGGCGGCCACGTCGGATTTGTGGGAGGTGGCCGTCATCCGGGCGAATACTGGAGTGAGCTGCGGATCGCGTCCTTTCTGGAGGCGGCGGTCGGGCCCTCAACTCCGCCGTTCTGA
- a CDS encoding gamma carbonic anhydrase family protein, which translates to MDALEARLDTFLQKSPTLGRDVYIATTAVVIGDVTLGDASSVWYGAVLRGDINRIVVGHHTNVQDNAVLHLADDFPCVVGSWVTIGHSAIVHACTVGDECLIGMGATILDGAVIGNQCLVGANTLVPQGMHVPPGSLVVGSPAVVKRPLTTSERSGLKHWAQKYVVNGAYCLRHAINVRP; encoded by the coding sequence GTGGACGCACTGGAAGCCCGCTTGGACACCTTTCTCCAAAAATCGCCCACGCTCGGGCGCGATGTGTACATTGCGACGACGGCCGTGGTGATCGGTGACGTCACCCTGGGGGACGCCAGCAGCGTCTGGTACGGCGCCGTGTTGCGCGGTGACATCAACCGGATCGTGGTGGGGCATCACACCAATGTGCAGGACAACGCGGTGCTGCATCTGGCGGACGATTTTCCCTGCGTGGTTGGGTCCTGGGTGACCATCGGGCATTCGGCGATCGTGCACGCCTGCACGGTGGGGGACGAGTGCCTGATCGGGATGGGGGCAACGATTCTCGATGGCGCAGTCATCGGGAACCAATGCCTGGTGGGGGCCAACACCCTGGTGCCGCAGGGCATGCACGTGCCGCCGGGTTCCCTCGTGGTGGGTTCGCCGGCGGTGGTGAAACGCCCACTGACAACAAGCGAGCGGTCCGGGCTCAAGCACTGGGCGCAAAAGTACGTGGTCAACGGGGCCTACTGTCTCAGACACGCCATCAATGTCCGGCCATAG
- a CDS encoding 2-oxoacid:acceptor oxidoreductase family protein: MSQGTATQSATGTSSVPHPGIPTSTDGAGAVTWVETHITQGACAYPITSSTTMGTGYQTEVSNGKQNLWGDTLHFVQPESEHSAASTCEGFALAGGRVTNFTSGQGLVLMKEVLYTIAGKRLPVVFHIGARALTSHSLNVHCGHDDVMSVADCGWGILFGRNAQEAGDLALICRRAAEACDTPFLNVQDGFLTTHTIENVRLPETAFMKEYVGDPNERLRCLFDPRQPLMSGVVQNQDSYMKGKIAQRAYYDRVPAAVEEAMETFHKATGRRYRMVDCYRMEDADYALVGMGGMMETAQASVDHLRATAGIKIGVVHVTCFAPFPATQIVAALKNVQAFTVIERMDNPLAQSNPLVQAIKASFADALIGLHYGSRGEQAYPEVHRLPRIYACAAGLGSRDVRAGHFIAIARNMQSEQPREFGVVGIKHELALPDAEDPDMRPAGAFSMRGHSVGGFGSVTTNKLIASFVGELFNLYVQAYPKYGSEKKGLPTTYYLTVADGHIRSHSELEHVEFIPLNDVNAFNLGNPLAGIAPEGSVFIQSPHTDPAKVWDEIPAFGRKIIRTKKLRVYYLDTVKIAREIATDPDLQQRMQGVVLVGIFIKVTPFASRSGMDEATVLAAVEKYVRKYFGKRGEHVVQENLACVRQGLKDVREIPSEIIQAPDATAAGSRPEEIVFAK; encoded by the coding sequence ATGAGCCAGGGCACCGCAACCCAATCCGCCACCGGGACCTCCTCGGTCCCCCATCCCGGCATCCCAACCAGCACCGATGGCGCCGGTGCCGTGACCTGGGTGGAAACGCACATCACCCAGGGGGCCTGCGCCTACCCGATCACCTCATCAACCACCATGGGCACCGGCTACCAGACCGAGGTGTCCAACGGCAAACAGAACCTCTGGGGCGACACGCTGCACTTCGTCCAGCCCGAGTCGGAGCACTCGGCGGCCTCCACCTGCGAGGGGTTCGCCCTCGCCGGAGGCCGGGTGACGAACTTCACTTCCGGACAGGGGCTCGTCCTGATGAAGGAGGTGCTCTACACCATCGCCGGGAAGCGGCTTCCGGTGGTGTTTCACATCGGGGCCCGGGCACTGACCAGCCACTCGCTGAACGTGCATTGCGGCCACGACGACGTCATGAGCGTCGCCGACTGCGGCTGGGGCATCCTCTTCGGACGCAACGCCCAGGAGGCCGGCGATCTGGCGCTGATCTGCCGGCGGGCCGCCGAGGCCTGCGACACGCCGTTCCTGAACGTGCAGGACGGCTTCCTGACCACCCACACGATCGAAAACGTCCGGCTTCCGGAGACGGCATTCATGAAGGAATACGTGGGCGATCCCAATGAGCGCCTGCGCTGCCTGTTCGATCCGCGCCAACCCCTCATGTCGGGCGTCGTCCAAAACCAGGATTCCTACATGAAGGGCAAGATCGCCCAGCGGGCCTACTACGACCGCGTGCCCGCGGCGGTGGAGGAGGCGATGGAGACCTTCCACAAGGCCACCGGACGCCGCTACCGGATGGTGGACTGCTACCGGATGGAGGATGCGGACTACGCGCTGGTTGGCATGGGCGGGATGATGGAAACCGCGCAAGCTTCGGTGGATCACCTTCGTGCGACGGCGGGGATCAAGATCGGCGTGGTCCATGTCACCTGCTTCGCCCCCTTCCCCGCCACCCAGATCGTGGCCGCCCTCAAGAACGTCCAGGCGTTCACGGTGATTGAGCGCATGGACAATCCGCTGGCCCAGTCCAATCCGCTGGTCCAGGCGATCAAGGCGTCGTTCGCCGACGCCCTCATCGGCCTGCACTACGGGTCCCGCGGCGAACAAGCCTATCCCGAGGTGCATCGCCTGCCCCGCATCTATGCCTGCGCCGCCGGCCTGGGATCGCGCGACGTGCGCGCCGGTCACTTCATCGCCATCGCGCGCAACATGCAGTCGGAGCAGCCCCGCGAGTTCGGCGTGGTCGGCATCAAGCACGAACTCGCCCTGCCCGACGCCGAGGATCCCGACATGCGCCCCGCGGGCGCGTTCTCCATGCGCGGCCATTCGGTGGGCGGCTTCGGGTCGGTCACCACCAACAAGCTCATCGCGTCCTTCGTTGGGGAGCTGTTCAACCTTTACGTCCAGGCCTACCCCAAATACGGCTCCGAGAAAAAAGGCCTGCCCACGACGTACTACCTCACCGTGGCCGACGGCCATATCCGGTCCCACAGCGAACTGGAGCACGTCGAGTTCATCCCCCTGAACGACGTCAATGCCTTCAATCTGGGCAATCCGCTCGCCGGCATCGCCCCGGAGGGCAGCGTCTTCATCCAGAGCCCCCACACGGACCCCGCAAAGGTCTGGGACGAGATCCCGGCGTTCGGACGCAAGATCATCCGGACCAAGAAGCTCCGCGTGTACTACCTCGACACCGTCAAGATCGCCCGCGAGATCGCCACGGATCCCGACCTGCAGCAGCGCATGCAGGGTGTGGTGCTCGTCGGCATCTTCATCAAGGTGACTCCCTTTGCGTCCCGGTCGGGCATGGACGAGGCCACCGTGCTGGCCGCGGTCGAGAAGTACGTCCGCAAGTATTTCGGAAAGCGCGGCGAGCACGTGGTCCAGGAGAACCTGGCCTGCGTGAGACAGGGGCTGAAGGACGTCCGGGAAATCCCCTCGGAGATCATCCAGGCCCCCGATGCCACCGCCGCCGGGTCCCGTCCCGAGGAGATCGTCTTCGCCAAATAG
- the kdsA gene encoding 3-deoxy-8-phosphooctulonate synthase, which translates to MRLWRDLRQPGRLFLIAGPCVLEDEALCLRIGRRMKALCATLEIPFVFKASYDKANRTSGTSFRGPGLEEGLRILERIRGRLGVPVLTDVHTAEEAATAGQVCDALQIPAFLCRQTDLIEAAVATGAVVNIKKGQFLAPEDMRAVVAKARSACSSGNPGLLLTERGTTFGYHNLVADMRSLPILARLGYPVVFDATHSVQLPGGGGDRSGGQREFAPVLARCAVAAGANGLFIETHPDPDRAPSDGPNMMPLDHMGPLLRQCVRIHRALHRRGS; encoded by the coding sequence ATGCGCCTTTGGCGTGACCTCAGGCAGCCAGGGCGACTTTTCCTGATTGCGGGCCCCTGCGTGCTGGAGGATGAGGCGCTGTGCCTGCGGATTGGCCGCCGGATGAAGGCGCTCTGCGCAACGCTGGAGATCCCGTTCGTGTTCAAGGCCAGCTATGACAAGGCCAACCGCACCTCCGGAACGTCCTTTCGCGGCCCCGGACTGGAGGAGGGGTTGCGAATCCTGGAACGGATTCGCGGCCGTCTGGGAGTTCCCGTGCTCACCGATGTCCACACCGCGGAGGAGGCCGCAACGGCCGGCCAGGTGTGCGACGCCCTGCAGATCCCCGCCTTCCTCTGCCGCCAGACGGACTTGATCGAGGCCGCGGTGGCCACCGGGGCGGTGGTCAACATCAAGAAGGGGCAATTCCTGGCACCCGAAGACATGCGGGCAGTGGTCGCCAAGGCCCGGTCGGCGTGCTCGTCCGGAAATCCCGGGCTGCTGTTGACCGAACGCGGGACCACCTTTGGCTACCATAACCTGGTCGCCGACATGCGCTCGCTGCCCATTCTCGCGCGCCTCGGATATCCGGTGGTCTTTGACGCGACTCATTCGGTCCAGCTTCCGGGGGGTGGGGGTGACCGATCCGGGGGGCAGCGGGAGTTTGCACCCGTGCTGGCCCGCTGTGCCGTGGCGGCCGGAGCGAACGGTCTCTTCATCGAGACGCATCCGGACCCGGACCGGGCGCCGAGTGACGGCCCGAACATGATGCCGCTCGACCACATGGGCCCGCTCCTCCGGCAGTGCGTTCGCATTCACCGCGCACTGCACCGCCGGGGATCCTGA
- a CDS encoding thiamine pyrophosphate-binding protein: MSQAIAESPAPAQRLNVRPVEDDVLDVADFNERIVGAYNDGTAEMGLPADLSTARSLITAGSAALRDFSYIAPEIPLLHSENCVACMACVTECPDTAILGKVVPKAALEAELETIADPVEREHYRRQFGRTTKFWNVYEKKGQEPGYFGIFIDPTKCKGCAECVEACGDHGALTMLKKEGTVLPRFQKTFDFYRKLPETPKQYINDKLLTDMMLADRSLLYVGGAGSCMGCGEGTAIRMMLAATGFVHGRDNLGIINSTGCSTVYASTYPYNPYVVPWSNSLFENGPTYAMGVRSRWDQMGWKDKKLWVFGGDGAMLDIGFQALSRMLASGMNIKVLILDTQVYSNTGGQSSTASFMGQNTKFSVHGKAIPGKTERRKEIAQIAMMHPNTFVAQTSCAMTNHFYKSILAANEYEGPAIVSVYTTCQPEHGVGDNMAMHQSKLAVDTRSFPVLMYDPRKGEKISERLSLQGNPATHEDFYVEPKTGEVYDFVMFARSEGRFSKHFDKDGKPSPTILAARQERLENWHLLQELAGIR; encoded by the coding sequence ATGAGCCAAGCCATCGCCGAATCCCCGGCCCCCGCCCAGCGTTTGAACGTCCGTCCGGTCGAGGACGACGTCCTGGACGTCGCCGACTTCAACGAACGGATTGTTGGTGCCTACAATGACGGCACCGCCGAGATGGGGCTGCCGGCCGATCTCTCCACCGCCCGCTCGCTGATCACCGCCGGCTCCGCCGCACTGCGGGATTTTTCCTACATCGCGCCGGAGATTCCGCTGCTGCACTCCGAGAACTGCGTTGCCTGCATGGCCTGCGTGACCGAGTGCCCCGACACGGCCATCCTGGGCAAGGTGGTCCCGAAAGCGGCCTTGGAGGCCGAATTGGAGACCATTGCGGATCCGGTGGAGCGAGAGCACTACCGGCGGCAGTTCGGCCGGACGACCAAGTTCTGGAACGTTTACGAGAAAAAGGGGCAGGAGCCGGGGTATTTCGGGATCTTCATTGACCCCACCAAGTGCAAGGGCTGCGCCGAATGCGTGGAGGCCTGTGGCGATCACGGAGCCCTGACGATGCTGAAGAAGGAGGGCACGGTGCTCCCGCGCTTCCAAAAGACCTTCGATTTCTATCGCAAGCTCCCGGAGACCCCGAAGCAGTACATCAACGACAAGCTGCTGACCGACATGATGCTGGCCGACCGTTCCCTGCTCTACGTGGGCGGCGCCGGCTCCTGCATGGGCTGCGGCGAGGGTACGGCGATCCGCATGATGCTTGCCGCCACCGGGTTCGTGCACGGCAGGGACAACCTCGGGATCATCAACTCCACCGGCTGCTCCACCGTGTACGCCTCAACCTACCCGTACAATCCGTATGTGGTGCCCTGGTCGAACTCGCTGTTCGAGAATGGGCCCACCTACGCGATGGGAGTCCGATCGCGATGGGATCAGATGGGCTGGAAGGACAAGAAGCTCTGGGTGTTCGGCGGCGACGGCGCCATGCTCGACATTGGCTTCCAGGCGCTCAGCCGCATGCTGGCCTCCGGCATGAACATCAAGGTGCTCATTCTCGACACCCAGGTGTATTCGAACACCGGCGGGCAGAGCTCCACCGCGTCGTTCATGGGCCAGAACACAAAGTTCTCGGTGCATGGCAAGGCCATCCCGGGCAAGACGGAGCGCCGGAAGGAAATCGCGCAGATCGCCATGATGCACCCGAACACGTTTGTGGCGCAGACGAGCTGCGCGATGACCAATCACTTCTACAAGTCCATCCTGGCGGCCAACGAGTACGAGGGCCCGGCGATCGTGAGCGTGTATACCACCTGCCAGCCGGAGCATGGCGTCGGCGACAACATGGCCATGCACCAGTCCAAGCTGGCCGTGGACACCCGCTCCTTCCCGGTGCTGATGTACGATCCGCGCAAGGGTGAAAAGATCAGCGAACGCCTCAGCCTTCAGGGCAACCCGGCGACCCATGAAGACTTCTACGTCGAGCCCAAGACCGGCGAGGTGTACGACTTCGTGATGTTTGCGCGCAGCGAGGGCCGCTTCTCCAAGCATTTCGACAAGGACGGCAAGCCCAGCCCCACCATCCTCGCCGCCCGCCAGGAGCGCCTCGAAAACTGGCACCTCCTCCAGGAACTCGCCGGCATCCGCTGA